In Erigeron canadensis isolate Cc75 chromosome 8, C_canadensis_v1, whole genome shotgun sequence, the DNA window ACACCAATCTTCAACTCCCTCTCATTCATCAACTCAAACACATTAGAAACATATAATACACATATGGATTCTCTAAAAGCTTTATCATCTCTTCATTGTGAGTTAAAGATTATGAGTGCTAAAAACATCCAAGTAACCAACTCCAATGGATATTTGTTTGTTAGATGCTATATTTCAACCGAAAAGAACAAAAGGGTACGTATAGACAGCCGAGAAATTTCTTCTAATGAAGTCGTTTCATGGAACGAAGCGTTCGCCTTGAATTGCATAGGAGCAAACCAATCTATGGACATGATGATTCACGGAAAGATTGTTTTGGAGATTCGTTGGAGAAGCAATACAATTTCTTTGTTTAGCGCGTCGTCGTCACAACTTCTTGGAAGAGCTGAAGTGTGTTGGAGAGATATTTTCGACTCGCCAAAGATGGAAATGGAAAGATGGGTGATGatgaaatcaaagaaaaaagatgTAAAAGCACCATCCCTAAGAATATCTATGAAGATTGAAGTCCCTCAAAGTGTAGTATTGGTTGAAaagagaaagaacaagaaagGTGAAGAAAGATGTGCTTGTTGCCATGATGATTGTTGTAATAATACTTGTGTAGATAGTGAACTTTTTGTAATAGGAGCTGCATTGGATGCATTTTAGAtaaaatatgatatgaaataCATAGAATTTTCTAGCGAGGATTTggataaagaaaaatatgtaagttatagctttttttttacctttccTCATCATGTATCCTATAGTTATCCGGGTAACTTTTGTAATTCTTAGATTTATGGTTTATGGATACAGGATACCTTTTATATAGGTAATTTAAGGGTTTAAAAGAGAGAGATtataaaaatcctcttaacaaATCAACTTCACAATTCCTTTAACTATTTGATCATGTCACATGATAAAATCAAAGAATTGATGTTTTGTAGTCTTGTTGGCTTTAATATCatgaaataaaatagaaaaaaaagacCTTCAAGATAATAACCATTTTCAAAAGACAAACTCCAGTGAATCACTTTCTTCCGGCCCAAAATGCTTGTGTATCTTTTCTAATGATAATGTCTATTAAAttgatttgttaaaaaatatatcattttcttttattaaactGATGagttaacaaaaataaacaattgTACGACCCAGTACTATCTTTCACCAATAGACGAGATATGGGGGGAAAAAAATAGATGAGATATGGAAAAAATTAGATGTGATAGTCTTACCAACAACCTAATAAAGCAATTTTATACAACTGCTAACTTTTGTCTAGGCGTGACAATTAATCAAACACCATTTATGTAAATTCGAGGAATTGAGGTGTTGGTGTTGTGACTTGTGACAAATtccgatttttttttatgtgg includes these proteins:
- the LOC122580575 gene encoding uncharacterized protein LOC122580575; this translates as MDSLKALSSLHCELKIMSAKNIQVTNSNGYLFVRCYISTEKNKRVRIDSREISSNEVVSWNEAFALNCIGANQSMDMMIHGKIVLEIRWRSNTISLFSASSSQLLGRAEVCWRDIFDSPKMEMERWVMMKSKKKDVKAPSLRISMKIEVPQSVVLVEKRKNKKGEERCACCHDDCCNNTCVDSELFVIGAALDAF